From Nicotiana tabacum cultivar K326 chromosome 22, ASM71507v2, whole genome shotgun sequence, one genomic window encodes:
- the LOC142175714 gene encoding protein FAR1-RELATED SEQUENCE 4-like, protein MDSFGRLRNVVWVHSHSKVAYEEFHDVICLDTTYLVNRYNMPFASFVGINQHRQSIHLGCALMSSEDLISYKMVLSTWLGALNNVRPLAIMTDQCDCIKAAINALMPNTVYRYCIWHIFAKLPTKLSAVLDGEISKAEFKALVLDSINVAEFERRWNDYIAKYNLDGRDWFYKLYLEKEK, encoded by the coding sequence ATGGATAGTTTTGGTAGACTTCGTAATGTCGTATGGGTTCATTCGCATTCTAAGGTTGCATATGAGGAGTTTCATGATGTAATATGCCTTGATACCACATACCTTGTGAATCGATACAATATGCCATTTGCTTCATTTGTTGGTATCAATCAGCATAGGCAGTCCATACATTTGGGATGTGCTCTTATGTCTAGTGAGGATTTAATAAGTTATAAAATGGTGCTCTCTACATGGCTTGGGGCTCTAAACAATGTTCGTCCATTAGCTATCATGACTGACCAATGTGATTGTATTAAGGCAGCCATCAATGCATTGATGCCAAATACGGTATATAGATATTGTATATGGCACATATTCGCAAAGTTGCCTACGAAGTTAAGCGCAGTTCTTGATGGTGAGATTTCTAAGGCGGAATTTAAGGCATTAGTCCTTGATAGCATTAACGTTGCTGAGTTTGAGAGAAGATGGAATGATTATATTGCAAAATATAATTTAGATGGAAGGGATTGGTTTTATAAGCTTTATTTGGAGAAGGAAAAATGA
- the LOC107796159 gene encoding transcription factor BIM2 isoform X2, which produces MELPQSRTFGAEGRKKTHDFLSLYSPIEQDPRPPQGGYLKTHDFLQPLEQARKTVGKTETKVEVEAIEKPPSAAHILPGGIGTYSISYLQQRIPTPEPNIFAVTQTSSTDREDRNSNCSSYSGSGFTIWNESAIKKGKTGKENLAGDRHVLRGINIGGQPTTSLERQSQLSSNHNHNTATLSTLSSAPQPSAFENQSFLHMMKSATNAHEEDDDEEEEFIVKKESPSHSRGNLSVRVDGKSSERKPNTPRSKHSATEQRRRSKINDRFLKLREIIPRSDQKRDKASFLLEVVEYIQFLQEKVHKYEGSYQGSENRPSILPWNKCHRMTQGFIDHSQGTNSASSPGIVCAGKLDESKIAISATSPVNGQTLEPNRISAVKQSSQQSELTNKVATLCKQPNAFPFCGSTSIASLQSRLAPDADSLEVKSQSQYWLTRSNMTDCAVTNDKLKGQEVSTEGGTISISSVYSQRLLNTLKQALQDSGVDLSQASMSVKIDLGKRVNDSLNASVPNVKGDNISTSNLLNPQLIDTSTREESVHAFKRLKTS; this is translated from the exons ATGGAGCTGCCTCAGTCCAGAACTTTTGGAGCAGAAG GGAGGAAGAAGACGCATGACTTTCTTTCACTGTATTCACCTATTGAACAAGATCCAAGACCTCCGCAAG GTGGCTACCTAAAAACTCATGATTTCTTGCAACCTCTGGAGCAAGCAAGGAAGACAGTTGGGAAAACAGAAACTAAAGTTGAGGTAGAGGCTATAGAAAAGCCTCCTTCAGCAGCCCATATTCTTCCTGGTGGTATTGGCACCTATAGCATTTCTTATTTGCAGCAAAGGATTCCAACGCCAGAACCAAACATTTTTGCTGTCACACAGACTAGTAGTACTGATAGAGAAGATAGAAACTCAAACTGCAGTTCTTACTCGGGGAGTGGTTTCACAATATGGAATGAATCTGCCATCAAAAAGGGAAAGACAGGGAAGGAGAATCTCGCCGGAGATAGACATGTTCTAAGAG GTATCAACATTGGAGGGCAACCCACAACATCGTTAGAACGGCAATCACAATTGTCTTCAAATCATAATCATAACACTGCAACCTTGAGCACGCTCTCATCTGCTCC GCAACCATCAGCTTTCGAGAATCAGAGTTTCCTACATATGATGAAATCAGCTACGAATGCACATGAAGAGGATGATGACGAAGAGGAAGAGTTTATTGTCAAGAAAGAATCACCTTCACACTCCAGAG GAAATTTATCGGTGAGAGTCGATGGAAAAAGTAGCGAACGGAAGCCAAATACTCCACGCTCAAAGCACTCAGCAACAGagcaaagaagaagaagcaagatCAATGACAG ATTTCTGAAGTTGAGAGAGATCATCCCTCGCAGTGACCAGAAGAGAGACAAAGCATCATTCTTGCTGGAG GTTGTCGAATATATTCAATTCCTACAAGAGAAAGTGCACAAGTATGAGGGATCATATCAAGGCTCGGAGAATAGACCTTCAATATTACCATGG AATAAGTGCCATCGTATGACTCAAGGTTTCATTGATCATTCTCAAGGCACAAACAGTGCATCTAGTCCTGGAATTGTATGTGCTGGAAAGCTTGACGAGAGTAAAATTGCAATCTCTGCTACAAGTCCTGTCAATGGACAGACACTAGAGCCAAACAGAATTTCCGCTGTGAAACAAAGTAGTCAGCAGTCTGAATTAACAAACAAGGTAGCAACACTTTGTAAGCAACCAAACGCATTTCCATTTTGTGGGAGTACTAGCATAGCATCGCTACAGTCTAGACTGGCACCTGATGCTGACTCATTGGAAGTGAAGTCCCAGTCTCAATATTGGCTTACCAGATCAAATATGACTGATTGTGCTGTTACAAATGATAAGCTAAAAGGCCAAGAGGTGTCTACAGAAGGTGGTACAATCAGCATTTCCAGTGTCTATTCTCAAAG GTTGTTGAACACATTGAAACAAGCACTGCAGGATTCCGGAGTAGATTTGTCGCAAGCCAGTATGTCAGTGAAAATTGATCTTGGGAAAAGAGTAAATGATAGTTTAAATGCTTCAGTGCCCAATGTTAAG GGTGACAACATTTCCACAAGCAATCTACTAAATCCACAGTTGATAGATACAAGCACAAGGGAGGAGTCTGTCCACGCCTTCAAACGGCTCAAAACGAGTTGA
- the LOC107796159 gene encoding transcription factor BIM2 isoform X1, with the protein MELPQSRTFGAEGRKKTHDFLSLYSPIEQDPRPPQGGYLKTHDFLQPLEQARKTVGKTETKVEVEAIEKPPSAAHILPGGIGTYSISYLQQRIPTPEPNIFAVTQTSSTDREDRNSNCSSYSGSGFTIWNESAIKKGKTGKENLAGDRHVLREAGINIGGQPTTSLERQSQLSSNHNHNTATLSTLSSAPQPSAFENQSFLHMMKSATNAHEEDDDEEEEFIVKKESPSHSRGNLSVRVDGKSSERKPNTPRSKHSATEQRRRSKINDRFLKLREIIPRSDQKRDKASFLLEVVEYIQFLQEKVHKYEGSYQGSENRPSILPWNKCHRMTQGFIDHSQGTNSASSPGIVCAGKLDESKIAISATSPVNGQTLEPNRISAVKQSSQQSELTNKVATLCKQPNAFPFCGSTSIASLQSRLAPDADSLEVKSQSQYWLTRSNMTDCAVTNDKLKGQEVSTEGGTISISSVYSQRLLNTLKQALQDSGVDLSQASMSVKIDLGKRVNDSLNASVPNVKGDNISTSNLLNPQLIDTSTREESVHAFKRLKTS; encoded by the exons ATGGAGCTGCCTCAGTCCAGAACTTTTGGAGCAGAAG GGAGGAAGAAGACGCATGACTTTCTTTCACTGTATTCACCTATTGAACAAGATCCAAGACCTCCGCAAG GTGGCTACCTAAAAACTCATGATTTCTTGCAACCTCTGGAGCAAGCAAGGAAGACAGTTGGGAAAACAGAAACTAAAGTTGAGGTAGAGGCTATAGAAAAGCCTCCTTCAGCAGCCCATATTCTTCCTGGTGGTATTGGCACCTATAGCATTTCTTATTTGCAGCAAAGGATTCCAACGCCAGAACCAAACATTTTTGCTGTCACACAGACTAGTAGTACTGATAGAGAAGATAGAAACTCAAACTGCAGTTCTTACTCGGGGAGTGGTTTCACAATATGGAATGAATCTGCCATCAAAAAGGGAAAGACAGGGAAGGAGAATCTCGCCGGAGATAGACATGTTCTAAGAG AAGCAGGTATCAACATTGGAGGGCAACCCACAACATCGTTAGAACGGCAATCACAATTGTCTTCAAATCATAATCATAACACTGCAACCTTGAGCACGCTCTCATCTGCTCC GCAACCATCAGCTTTCGAGAATCAGAGTTTCCTACATATGATGAAATCAGCTACGAATGCACATGAAGAGGATGATGACGAAGAGGAAGAGTTTATTGTCAAGAAAGAATCACCTTCACACTCCAGAG GAAATTTATCGGTGAGAGTCGATGGAAAAAGTAGCGAACGGAAGCCAAATACTCCACGCTCAAAGCACTCAGCAACAGagcaaagaagaagaagcaagatCAATGACAG ATTTCTGAAGTTGAGAGAGATCATCCCTCGCAGTGACCAGAAGAGAGACAAAGCATCATTCTTGCTGGAG GTTGTCGAATATATTCAATTCCTACAAGAGAAAGTGCACAAGTATGAGGGATCATATCAAGGCTCGGAGAATAGACCTTCAATATTACCATGG AATAAGTGCCATCGTATGACTCAAGGTTTCATTGATCATTCTCAAGGCACAAACAGTGCATCTAGTCCTGGAATTGTATGTGCTGGAAAGCTTGACGAGAGTAAAATTGCAATCTCTGCTACAAGTCCTGTCAATGGACAGACACTAGAGCCAAACAGAATTTCCGCTGTGAAACAAAGTAGTCAGCAGTCTGAATTAACAAACAAGGTAGCAACACTTTGTAAGCAACCAAACGCATTTCCATTTTGTGGGAGTACTAGCATAGCATCGCTACAGTCTAGACTGGCACCTGATGCTGACTCATTGGAAGTGAAGTCCCAGTCTCAATATTGGCTTACCAGATCAAATATGACTGATTGTGCTGTTACAAATGATAAGCTAAAAGGCCAAGAGGTGTCTACAGAAGGTGGTACAATCAGCATTTCCAGTGTCTATTCTCAAAG GTTGTTGAACACATTGAAACAAGCACTGCAGGATTCCGGAGTAGATTTGTCGCAAGCCAGTATGTCAGTGAAAATTGATCTTGGGAAAAGAGTAAATGATAGTTTAAATGCTTCAGTGCCCAATGTTAAG GGTGACAACATTTCCACAAGCAATCTACTAAATCCACAGTTGATAGATACAAGCACAAGGGAGGAGTCTGTCCACGCCTTCAAACGGCTCAAAACGAGTTGA